Genomic DNA from Bosea sp. (in: a-proteobacteria):
TCGCGCATCATCATCGCCAACCGTTCGCTCGAGCGCGCGCAGGCGCTGATCCGGTCGCTGGCCGGGCCGGGCCTGCCGCCTGCCGACGCCATCGCCGGCCTGCCCGATGCCGCCCTCGTCGCCCGTTGCGGCCTCGTCATCAACACCACCTCTCTGGGCATGAAGGGCCAGCCGCCGCTGACGCTGGACTGGCCCGCGCGGCTCGATGGCGTCGTGGTCAACGACATCGTCTACGCCCCCCTCGAGACGGAGCTGCTGGCGGGAGCCCGCGCCCGCGGCGCCCTCGGCGTCGATGGCCTTGGCATGCTGTTGCATCAGGCGGCGCTGGCCTTTGGCCGCTGGTTTGGCGCGGTGCCGGCCGTCAGCCCGGCCCTGCGTGCGCTGATCGAGGCGGATCTCGCCCCGAAGGCGGCGGCGCGCCCGTGACGACGCCGCAGACCTATGTGCTCGGCCTCACCGGCTCTATCGGCATGGGCAAATCCACGACGGCCGCGATGTTCCGGGAGCTGGGCTGCCCGGTCCATGATGCCGACGCCGTAGTCCATGACCTTTACGAAGGCGAGGCGGTGGGGCCTGTGGCGGCCCTGCACCCCGACGCTGTGGTGGACGGACGCATCGACCGCGCCGTCCTGGCAGGTCAGGTCATCGGCCAACCGGCGCGGCTGGCGGCGCTGGAGGCCATCATCCATCCGCTGGTGCGCAAGCGCGAGGAGGCTTTTCTTGCCGCAGCCCGCGCCCGTGGCGAGCCGCTGGTGATCCTCGACATCCCGCTGCTTTACGAGACCGGTGGCCAGTGCCGCTGCGACGGCGTCGTCGTGGTCAGCGCCCCTGAAACGGTGCAGCGTGCCCGCGTGCTGGCGCGGCCCGGCATGACCGAGGCGAAGCTCGACGGCATCCTGGCCCGGCAGATCCCCGACGCCGAGAAGCGCGCCCGGGCGGACTTCGTTGTGGACGCGGGCAGGGGCCCGGATGTCGCGCGCGGGCAGGTTCAGGCTATCGTCGATCAGCTGAAGGGCGCGCGGCGCCGGGGAGACGGGCCATGAGCCGCGAAGTGGTGCTGGA
This window encodes:
- a CDS encoding dephospho-CoA kinase, translating into MTTPQTYVLGLTGSIGMGKSTTAAMFRELGCPVHDADAVVHDLYEGEAVGPVAALHPDAVVDGRIDRAVLAGQVIGQPARLAALEAIIHPLVRKREEAFLAAARARGEPLVILDIPLLYETGGQCRCDGVVVVSAPETVQRARVLARPGMTEAKLDGILARQIPDAEKRARADFVVDAGRGPDVARGQVQAIVDQLKGARRRGDGP